In Synechococcus sp. Nb3U1, one DNA window encodes the following:
- a CDS encoding LysR family transcriptional regulator: MKLAQLRALVAVANHGNFSEAALHLNLSQSAVSHSIASLEEELGIPLLIRGRNGALPTPAGERVIDHARQMLKLLEAIEQEALRERGLRGGKLRIGSFRSAATHLLPPILSRFRHRFPSIEITILEHDEYVGVEEDLREGRVDLGFTHLPCGPELETFEILRDEYVALLPPHHALGDGPLTWDQLAQLPLILSADNSGCCLALENHLRQVGQSFRYAYEVREDSTVVSMVAQGLGAAILPRLAAEPVPAGVQIRSLPDPLERVIGVALRANGLHTPAVYAFLDAIRGTGLFAPASVA, translated from the coding sequence ATCAAACTGGCTCAGTTGCGAGCTTTGGTGGCAGTGGCCAACCACGGCAACTTCAGTGAAGCAGCTCTACACCTCAATTTGTCTCAGTCGGCTGTTAGCCACTCCATTGCCAGCCTAGAAGAAGAGCTGGGGATCCCATTGTTGATTCGAGGTCGGAATGGGGCCCTGCCCACACCTGCCGGTGAACGGGTAATCGATCATGCCCGCCAGATGTTGAAGTTGTTGGAGGCGATCGAACAGGAGGCCTTGCGAGAACGGGGCTTGCGGGGTGGTAAGTTAAGAATTGGCTCCTTTCGCAGCGCCGCTACCCATTTGTTGCCCCCGATTTTGTCTCGCTTTCGGCATCGCTTCCCCAGCATCGAGATTACGATCCTGGAGCACGACGAATATGTCGGGGTAGAAGAAGACCTGCGGGAAGGGCGTGTGGATTTGGGGTTCACCCATTTGCCTTGTGGCCCAGAACTTGAAACCTTTGAGATCCTGCGGGATGAATATGTTGCCCTGTTGCCTCCTCACCATGCCCTGGGAGACGGGCCTTTAACCTGGGATCAATTGGCCCAACTGCCGCTCATTTTGAGTGCAGATAATTCTGGGTGTTGCTTAGCCCTAGAAAATCATCTCCGCCAGGTAGGTCAGAGCTTTCGCTATGCCTACGAAGTGCGGGAAGACTCGACAGTGGTCAGCATGGTGGCTCAGGGATTAGGAGCAGCGATCTTGCCCCGCTTGGCTGCTGAGCCGGTACCTGCGGGGGTACAGATTCGCAGTTTGCCGGATCCCCTGGAACGGGTAATCGGTGTGGCCCTGCGGGCCAATGGATTACATACTCCGGCTGTATATGCTTTTTTGGACGCGATTCGCGGTACGGGCCTATTTGCCCCGGCTTCGGTAGCCTAG
- a CDS encoding glutathione S-transferase N-terminal domain-containing protein has translation MLDLYVWPTPNAYKISIMLEEVGIPYNVIPVNIGKGEQFDPEFLKISPNNKMPAIVDPDGPGGKPYSLFESGAILMYLAEKSGQLMPTEMGSRYRVIQWLMFQMGGIGPMMGQANHFQHYAPEKIPYAIDRYVKETGRLFGVVEQVLTESEYLAGDYSIADIASFPWMRGYERQGLNIEDFPQVKRWLAAIEARPAVQRGLQLLAEVRRPPNQTMSDDERQILFGDKQYQKR, from the coding sequence ATGCTCGATCTGTACGTTTGGCCCACTCCGAATGCCTACAAAATCTCGATCATGTTGGAGGAGGTGGGGATCCCTTACAACGTCATTCCCGTCAATATCGGCAAAGGGGAGCAGTTCGACCCCGAGTTTCTCAAGATCAGCCCCAACAACAAAATGCCCGCCATTGTGGATCCCGATGGGCCGGGTGGCAAGCCCTATTCGCTATTCGAGTCGGGCGCGATTTTGATGTATCTGGCGGAAAAAAGTGGACAACTGATGCCCACAGAGATGGGATCCCGCTACCGAGTCATCCAGTGGCTGATGTTCCAGATGGGTGGGATAGGGCCGATGATGGGCCAGGCCAACCACTTCCAGCACTACGCCCCCGAAAAGATCCCCTACGCCATCGATCGCTACGTCAAAGAGACTGGGCGTTTGTTTGGGGTAGTGGAGCAGGTATTGACGGAGTCGGAATATTTAGCGGGTGACTACTCCATCGCCGATATAGCCAGTTTCCCCTGGATGCGCGGCTACGAGCGCCAAGGGCTGAATATCGAGGACTTTCCGCAGGTCAAACGCTGGTTAGCAGCAATTGAGGCCCGTCCTGCGGTGCAAAGGGGCTTGCAACTGCTGGCGGAGGTGCGTCGCCCCCCCAATCAAACCATGAGCGACGACGAGCGGCAGATCTTATTCGGTGACAAGCAATACCAAAAGCGCTAA
- a CDS encoding TetR/AcrR family transcriptional regulator yields the protein MAYSSSRQRLLNAARDLFVRQGITQTTTRQIADLAGVNEVTLFRHFGTKQGLLLAVFGELGVFSGIADLPLEADPTTAQGSGLQAILMNYVNNCFRALADNPELVRSLVGEAGLYSEEHRYALRLGFSQAQEQLTEYLRQFPNSEIRETNPNRLYSAVGVLHLMILGAAMLAVTAELPSDSRDPSEPAAENQGIPPLLRACVELWMAGIARMR from the coding sequence ATGGCCTATTCTTCCTCTCGGCAAAGGCTGCTTAATGCGGCCCGAGATCTATTTGTTCGTCAGGGTATTACTCAGACCACTACCCGTCAGATCGCAGACCTAGCTGGGGTGAACGAAGTCACCCTGTTTCGACACTTTGGTACTAAGCAGGGGTTGTTGTTGGCAGTATTTGGGGAACTGGGGGTGTTTTCCGGCATCGCCGATCTTCCCCTAGAAGCGGATCCTACTACAGCTCAGGGCTCTGGATTGCAAGCCATTTTGATGAATTATGTCAACAATTGTTTTCGAGCTTTGGCCGACAATCCTGAGCTGGTGCGTTCGTTGGTTGGGGAGGCGGGGCTTTATTCCGAGGAGCATCGTTACGCCCTCCGGCTGGGGTTTTCCCAAGCACAGGAACAGTTAACGGAATATTTGCGGCAATTTCCCAACTCAGAGATACGAGAGACGAATCCGAATCGTCTTTACTCAGCTGTCGGGGTTTTACATCTGATGATCTTGGGGGCGGCCATGTTGGCAGTAACCGCCGAATTGCCCTCCGACTCTAGGGATCCCTCAGAACCAGCGGCTGAAAACCAAGGGATCCCGCCCCTCTTGCGGGCCTGTGTGGAGCTTTGGATGGCAGGGATAGCAAGGATGAGATGA
- a CDS encoding CHAD domain-containing protein has translation MKTITAEQKILLSPPSPPTLGSEAHQLLSLQWQRLQKHVERVLSHHPEAAESLHQIRVALRRIGTWVQVFQSAVKLPASLKTKRLQKLASLLGKQRDLDVLIEILQEPCWNGIPEAQQVELKHLIKELARRQAKAQERSRRVLKDPTFLEFQAACEQWLSCPRYTPQAQLPLKESLPHLLTPLLAEWLLQPGWRIPAFPEKGSQTKQLHKLRKATKRLRYQMEFFSTFYGEAVQNWTETLKQLQEQLGRFNDLQVLRAHLDPDSGLQSPLQDQQRLALHDWPQQQHRYLSPDEQWHLYQRLLIPTPTE, from the coding sequence ATGAAGACGATTACCGCTGAGCAGAAGATCTTACTTTCGCCCCCATCCCCACCCACCCTAGGCAGCGAAGCCCATCAACTGCTGAGCCTGCAGTGGCAACGGTTGCAGAAACACGTCGAACGGGTACTGTCCCACCACCCAGAGGCTGCAGAATCCCTCCATCAAATCCGGGTTGCCCTGCGCCGCATCGGCACTTGGGTGCAGGTGTTCCAAAGTGCCGTTAAGCTGCCGGCCTCCCTTAAAACCAAACGGCTACAAAAGCTCGCCAGCCTTTTGGGCAAACAACGGGATCTGGATGTGTTGATCGAGATCCTGCAAGAACCCTGCTGGAATGGGATCCCGGAAGCGCAACAGGTAGAACTGAAACACCTCATCAAAGAGTTAGCCCGTCGTCAAGCCAAAGCCCAAGAGCGTTCTCGTCGCGTCTTGAAAGACCCCACCTTTTTGGAGTTCCAAGCCGCCTGCGAACAGTGGCTGAGCTGCCCCCGCTACACTCCCCAAGCCCAACTCCCCCTAAAGGAAAGCCTGCCCCATTTGCTCACCCCATTGCTGGCCGAGTGGCTCTTACAACCGGGCTGGCGCATCCCCGCTTTTCCCGAGAAGGGATCCCAGACAAAACAACTGCACAAACTCCGCAAGGCCACCAAACGGCTGCGCTATCAGATGGAGTTTTTCTCAACCTTTTATGGGGAAGCGGTACAGAACTGGACAGAGACCCTGAAGCAGCTCCAAGAACAACTGGGCCGCTTCAACGATCTGCAGGTTTTGCGAGCGCACCTAGATCCCGACTCCGGCCTGCAAAGCCCTTTACAAGACCAACAAAGACTGGCCCTCCACGACTGGCCCCAACAGCAGCATCGTTATCTCAGTCCAGATGAGCAGTGGCATCTGTACCAAAGGCTTCTCATCCCTACCCCAACAGAATGA
- a CDS encoding photosystem II protein Y: protein MDIDFRPVIVLGPIVLVVGWAAYNIIKAAIKGEAKLFGEKGNNPFGKEGK, encoded by the coding sequence ATGGATATCGATTTTCGTCCGGTTATTGTTTTGGGGCCGATCGTCTTGGTGGTGGGTTGGGCTGCCTACAACATCATTAAGGCGGCAATAAAAGGAGAGGCCAAGCTCTTCGGCGAAAAGGGCAACAATCCCTTTGGCAAAGAAGGCAAGTAA
- a CDS encoding polyamine ABC transporter substrate-binding protein: MKKWIASVTMLLCCLLTLAGFWPKTTSAQGQTLNLYIWSEYIDPDILTAFEEETNSRVVVSLYESNEDMVAKLQGGGVSQYDIVVPTDYIVPNMLELGLLQPLNKDLIPNFSNLGEKFVGLPFDPEDTYTAAYQWGTTGIGYRRDRLPEDFERSWGLIFDPDQQYGPFMMIDEMRSMIGTAAIYLGFDMNTTVRSELQQVQQLLIDTKRRSAGLIGGVGGKNQLVSGTANVAMVYSGDALQAAEENPEIGYFVPKEGANIWLDTLAIPAKAPNPELANRFINFILDAEVGAQLSNYNRFATPNAAALPMIEPEDLENPAIYPDEELLAKLTYSSVLSGEEMRLIDALWTTVKSS, translated from the coding sequence ATGAAAAAGTGGATTGCCTCAGTTACGATGCTGCTCTGCTGCCTGCTCACCTTAGCTGGCTTTTGGCCCAAGACTACCTCAGCTCAGGGGCAAACCCTCAACCTTTACATTTGGTCAGAATACATCGACCCCGACATCCTCACCGCCTTTGAGGAGGAGACGAACAGTCGAGTAGTGGTGAGCCTGTACGAATCCAACGAAGACATGGTGGCCAAGCTACAGGGGGGCGGCGTCAGCCAGTACGACATTGTGGTGCCGACAGACTACATCGTGCCCAACATGCTGGAACTGGGCCTGTTGCAACCCCTCAATAAAGATCTCATTCCCAACTTCAGCAACCTAGGCGAAAAATTTGTCGGTTTGCCCTTTGATCCGGAAGATACCTACACCGCCGCCTACCAATGGGGCACCACCGGCATCGGCTACCGCCGAGATCGTCTGCCAGAAGATTTTGAGCGCTCTTGGGGCCTAATTTTTGATCCAGATCAGCAGTACGGTCCCTTTATGATGATCGATGAGATGCGCTCCATGATTGGGACTGCCGCCATTTATCTGGGCTTCGATATGAACACCACTGTTCGCTCAGAACTGCAGCAGGTTCAGCAACTGTTGATTGACACCAAACGCCGCAGCGCCGGACTGATTGGGGGTGTGGGGGGCAAGAATCAACTGGTTTCCGGCACCGCCAATGTAGCCATGGTTTACAGCGGCGATGCCCTACAAGCTGCCGAAGAAAACCCTGAAATTGGCTACTTTGTTCCGAAGGAGGGGGCCAACATTTGGCTGGATACCCTGGCGATTCCGGCAAAAGCCCCAAACCCCGAGCTGGCCAACCGCTTCATTAACTTTATTTTGGATGCTGAAGTGGGTGCTCAGCTGAGCAACTACAACCGCTTTGCCACCCCTAATGCTGCGGCATTACCGATGATTGAACCGGAAGATCTGGAAAACCCCGCCATCTACCCAGATGAAGAGCTTCTGGCCAAGCTCACCTACTCCAGCGTGTTGTCTGGGGAAGAAATGCGCCTGATCGATGCTCTCTGGACGACGGTAAAAAGCAGCTAA
- a CDS encoding chlorophyll a/b-binding protein, translated as MENQEAKFGFTAFAEKWNGRLAMMGFVIGVATELLTGQGILSQIGLL; from the coding sequence ATGGAGAACCAAGAGGCTAAGTTTGGCTTTACCGCCTTCGCCGAAAAGTGGAACGGTCGTTTGGCGATGATGGGCTTTGTGATTGGCGTAGCCACTGAATTGCTGACTGGCCAAGGGATCCTCTCCCAGATCGGCCTGCTGTGA
- a CDS encoding PAS domain S-box protein, giving the protein MPKAPLPPNEAQRLAALREYRILDTAPEASFDELVRLAAYVCGTPIALVSLIDVDRQWFKAKLGLDAEGTPRDYAFCAHAILNPQEPLVVEDAQKDERFADNPLVTGDPHIRFYAGIPLVTPEGHPLGTLCVVDYQPRHLSQEQLEQLKALGHQVVAQLELRRSLNQLSRAPLTFSKNTAALNQPTPKKKKKSFLLKVTAGFGIAAILLGGITYLNQRNLLRLPQVTAKVTHTFEVLKNLEGLLAEIRSAETNQRSYLLTSDIRYLNDYQESLQAIPTRVRLLRELTSDNPTQQEYLTQVEQLLEQRLNLLQELINLKDQETLSLVQQQLRRYEGPRIMDQITTLIQAMQQEENRLLQERSLRTQLALINANTTFLGGLVFTCVVLLLIYLLIRREIEERERVETFLKQERDFTNAVIDTAGALVVVVDPEGRILRFNQAAEQLSGYTLAEVKGRLLWDVGLIPLENIAGVKQAFQNLKGHDLLVRHENLWRTKQGALRLISWSNTALINESGSIEFIVGTGIDITDRKLAEMALRESEDRYRDLFENATNLIQSVDVEGYFIYVNRAWRETLGYEEDEIHQLTFLDVIHPDSREHCQRIFQQLLSGQKVDQIEAAFITSKGEVVWVEGNVNCRFVDGEPVSTRGIFRDITKQKQVSEELERQYRQTRLFSELSLKIRESLQIEEILETTVREIQALLNADRVLVYRFHADHSGRVVSEKVTQGYLPLIDQVIEDDCFQRSFFHLYAQGRIKAVHDITAGEFSDCHAQLLQKFQVKANIVVPIFLQKELWGLLITHQCSEPRHWQPFEVELLSQLANQIGIALAQAEMLQRETQRNLELEQARKMAEKASEAKSSFLATMSHEIRTPMNAVLGMTGLLLETPLSPEQQDFVETIRISGDTLLSLINEILDFSKLEAGEMELEILDFDLGSCLEEVADLFAPNAHAKGLELAVLIQQEVPRQLRGDGSRLRQVLTNLVGNAIKFTHSGEVLLQAELLDQTTTHAHLKISVKDTGIGIPLELQYKLFQPFSQVDASTTRKYGGTGLGLAICKQLTELMGGKITLESQEHQGSTFSVELTLEKQPPSVLKQISQLPTRIPADLRGKRLLVVDDNATNRKIVRYQATAWGMLVEEAESAQQALDKLRQALRDRIPFQVAVLDMQMPEVDGETLGRWIKGDPLLAETQLVMMTSIGFGETSHRILEIGFAAYLIKPVKQIRLREALAIALGKPSGLSAPLLSMTTPLPQSERIDETKVASKPQQPCRVLLAEDNPVNQKVALRQLRSLGYGVDVVANGQEVLDLLEHITYDIILMDCQMPVMDGYEATRHIRQQEKGSHQHTVIIAMTANALREDRERCLAAGMDDYLSKPVLKEDLEKMLTHWSQVVVTKATATEGSLSESEASSTRDEIPMDLSDLALHPTEPLTLPYPINQAHLEQVSGGDREFEQELLQVFTEDAAEQLHQIHQAIAHQNAEALRKISHRLKGASANVGAEAFCQIVRELEQLGLQFAHNQENGAGSQAEDWLRPQQALVNLEQVLADIRQYLNSLKPKQD; this is encoded by the coding sequence ATGCCCAAGGCACCTCTCCCTCCCAACGAAGCGCAACGGCTGGCTGCCCTGCGCGAGTACCGCATTTTAGATACTGCGCCCGAAGCCAGCTTTGATGAGTTAGTGCGTTTGGCGGCCTACGTTTGTGGTACCCCTATCGCGTTGGTCAGCCTCATCGATGTGGATCGGCAGTGGTTTAAGGCCAAGCTTGGGCTAGATGCCGAAGGAACCCCGCGGGATTATGCATTTTGCGCCCATGCCATCTTGAATCCCCAAGAACCCTTGGTCGTGGAAGATGCCCAAAAAGACGAGCGCTTTGCCGATAACCCCCTTGTGACTGGGGATCCCCACATTCGCTTCTATGCCGGGATCCCGTTGGTTACTCCAGAAGGGCATCCGCTGGGTACCTTGTGTGTCGTCGACTATCAACCTCGCCACCTCAGCCAAGAACAGCTAGAGCAGCTCAAAGCCCTAGGACATCAGGTGGTTGCCCAACTAGAGCTCCGCCGTAGCCTCAATCAGCTTTCCCGTGCACCCTTAACCTTCTCTAAAAACACAGCTGCTCTCAATCAACCAACCCCTAAAAAAAAGAAGAAATCTTTTCTTCTTAAAGTTACGGCGGGGTTTGGTATCGCGGCCATTCTCTTGGGAGGAATTACCTACTTAAATCAACGCAATTTGCTGCGGCTCCCCCAAGTCACGGCCAAAGTGACTCACACCTTTGAAGTTCTCAAGAATCTGGAGGGCTTGCTCGCAGAAATCCGCTCAGCAGAAACCAATCAACGGAGCTACCTTCTGACCAGTGATATCCGCTATCTAAACGACTACCAAGAAAGTCTTCAAGCCATTCCAACACGGGTGCGCCTGTTGCGCGAGCTCACTTCCGATAATCCAACCCAACAGGAGTACCTGACCCAGGTGGAGCAACTGCTAGAACAGCGGCTAAACCTGTTGCAGGAATTGATCAATCTCAAAGATCAAGAGACGCTTTCGCTGGTACAACAGCAGCTCCGCCGTTACGAAGGGCCAAGGATTATGGATCAGATCACAACCCTGATCCAAGCCATGCAACAGGAAGAAAACCGCCTCCTACAAGAGCGCAGTCTGCGCACTCAGCTCGCCCTAATCAACGCCAATACCACCTTTTTGGGCGGGTTGGTTTTTACTTGTGTGGTTTTGTTGTTGATTTACCTGCTGATTCGGCGGGAAATTGAAGAGCGGGAACGAGTGGAAACTTTTCTTAAACAAGAACGAGATTTTACCAATGCCGTCATCGATACAGCAGGAGCCTTGGTGGTGGTAGTGGATCCTGAAGGGCGCATCCTCCGTTTTAACCAAGCAGCTGAGCAACTGTCTGGCTATACTCTAGCAGAAGTAAAAGGACGGCTTCTATGGGATGTGGGATTGATCCCACTGGAAAATATTGCCGGGGTAAAACAAGCTTTCCAAAACTTAAAAGGACATGATCTCCTCGTTCGTCATGAGAACCTTTGGCGAACTAAGCAAGGGGCACTACGGTTAATCTCTTGGTCGAATACAGCCTTGATCAATGAGAGTGGCTCTATTGAATTCATTGTGGGCACGGGTATTGATATCACCGACCGCAAATTGGCGGAGATGGCCCTGAGGGAGAGTGAAGATCGCTACCGAGACTTGTTTGAAAATGCAACCAATCTGATTCAAAGTGTGGATGTAGAGGGGTATTTCATTTACGTCAATCGAGCCTGGCGAGAAACTCTAGGATATGAAGAGGATGAGATTCACCAGCTCACTTTCCTAGATGTTATCCATCCTGATAGTCGAGAGCATTGTCAAAGGATTTTTCAGCAGCTATTAAGCGGTCAAAAGGTGGATCAAATTGAGGCTGCCTTCATCACTTCCAAAGGAGAAGTAGTATGGGTGGAAGGCAATGTTAATTGTCGATTTGTGGATGGCGAGCCAGTCTCTACCCGTGGCATTTTTCGAGATATTACGAAGCAAAAGCAGGTTTCTGAGGAGTTAGAACGTCAATATCGTCAAACCAGGCTATTCTCAGAGCTGAGCTTGAAAATTCGAGAGTCTTTACAAATCGAGGAGATACTAGAAACAACGGTTAGGGAAATCCAAGCCCTTCTGAATGCTGATCGTGTCTTGGTCTATCGCTTTCATGCAGATCACTCCGGTAGGGTTGTGAGTGAGAAGGTGACCCAGGGCTACCTTCCTTTAATCGATCAAGTGATCGAAGATGACTGTTTTCAACGCAGCTTTTTCCACTTGTATGCGCAGGGTCGCATCAAGGCTGTGCATGACATTACAGCAGGTGAATTTAGTGACTGTCATGCTCAGTTATTACAGAAATTTCAAGTTAAAGCTAATATAGTGGTGCCAATCTTTTTGCAAAAAGAGCTGTGGGGCCTATTGATTACCCATCAATGTTCAGAGCCTCGCCATTGGCAGCCTTTTGAAGTGGAATTACTCTCCCAATTGGCAAATCAAATTGGTATTGCGTTGGCCCAAGCGGAGATGCTGCAACGGGAAACCCAGCGCAATCTTGAACTGGAACAAGCCCGCAAAATGGCCGAAAAAGCCTCGGAAGCTAAGAGCAGTTTTTTGGCCACCATGAGCCACGAAATTCGCACCCCCATGAACGCGGTGCTAGGAATGACGGGGTTATTGCTGGAAACGCCCCTTAGTCCGGAGCAACAGGACTTTGTTGAGACCATCCGCATCAGTGGCGATACCCTGCTTAGTCTCATCAACGAGATTCTTGATTTCTCCAAGTTGGAAGCCGGGGAAATGGAGCTTGAAATTCTCGATTTCGACCTGGGATCCTGCCTGGAGGAAGTTGCCGATTTGTTTGCCCCCAACGCCCATGCCAAAGGGTTGGAATTGGCCGTATTGATTCAACAGGAGGTGCCGCGTCAGTTGCGGGGCGATGGATCCCGGCTGCGACAGGTTCTCACCAATTTGGTGGGCAATGCCATTAAGTTCACCCACAGTGGCGAAGTGCTCCTGCAAGCCGAGCTTCTGGATCAAACCACCACCCATGCGCACCTGAAAATATCCGTCAAAGATACGGGGATCGGCATCCCTCTGGAGCTGCAGTATAAGCTGTTTCAACCCTTTAGCCAGGTGGATGCCTCCACCACCCGCAAATATGGTGGCACGGGGTTGGGTTTGGCCATTTGCAAACAACTGACGGAATTAATGGGGGGCAAAATCACCCTGGAAAGTCAGGAGCACCAGGGCAGCACCTTCAGTGTGGAACTCACTCTAGAAAAACAACCGCCCTCAGTGCTCAAACAAATCTCACAACTCCCGACTCGCATTCCGGCTGACCTGCGCGGCAAACGGCTTTTGGTGGTGGATGACAACGCCACCAACCGCAAGATCGTCCGTTACCAAGCCACCGCCTGGGGAATGCTCGTAGAGGAGGCTGAAAGTGCCCAGCAAGCGCTAGACAAACTGCGGCAAGCCCTACGAGATAGGATCCCGTTTCAGGTGGCGGTGCTGGATATGCAGATGCCCGAGGTGGATGGAGAAACCTTGGGCCGTTGGATCAAAGGGGATCCCTTGCTGGCGGAGACGCAACTGGTGATGATGACCTCGATTGGCTTTGGAGAAACATCACACCGCATTCTGGAGATTGGTTTTGCCGCCTACTTGATCAAGCCCGTCAAACAAATCCGTCTGCGAGAGGCTTTGGCCATTGCCTTGGGGAAACCCTCTGGCCTGTCGGCACCTCTTTTGAGTATGACCACTCCCCTGCCGCAATCAGAACGTATCGACGAGACCAAAGTTGCCTCCAAACCACAGCAACCGTGTCGGGTATTGTTGGCAGAAGATAACCCGGTGAACCAGAAAGTGGCTCTGCGGCAGTTACGCAGCTTGGGCTATGGAGTGGATGTGGTGGCCAATGGCCAAGAGGTGTTGGATTTGCTGGAGCATATCACCTACGACATCATCCTGATGGATTGTCAAATGCCAGTGATGGATGGTTATGAAGCCACTCGCCATATTCGCCAACAGGAAAAGGGATCCCATCAACACACAGTGATAATTGCCATGACCGCCAATGCCCTGCGCGAAGATCGAGAACGCTGTTTAGCTGCAGGAATGGATGACTATCTGAGCAAGCCCGTGTTGAAAGAAGATTTAGAAAAGATGCTGACCCATTGGAGTCAAGTTGTTGTGACCAAGGCCACAGCCACTGAGGGATCCCTGTCGGAGTCAGAAGCCAGCTCGACCCGTGATGAAATCCCCATGGATCTTTCCGATCTTGCCCTCCACCCTACAGAGCCCCTCACTTTGCCCTACCCTATTAACCAAGCTCACCTAGAGCAAGTTTCCGGCGGCGATCGGGAGTTTGAGCAAGAACTTTTGCAGGTGTTTACCGAGGATGCGGCTGAGCAACTGCACCAGATTCATCAAGCTATCGCCCACCAAAATGCAGAAGCTTTGCGCAAAATTAGCCATCGGCTGAAGGGGGCCAGTGCCAATGTGGGGGCAGAAGCCTTTTGTCAAATTGTGCGAGAGCTAGAACAACTAGGGCTACAGTTTGCTCATAACCAGGAGAATGGAGCGGGATCCCAAGCCGAAGACTGGCTGCGCCCGCAACAAGCCTTAGTCAATTTGGAACAAGTCCTCGCCGATATTCGCCAATACTTGAACAGTCTAAAACCAAAACAAGACTAA
- a CDS encoding acyl-CoA desaturase — translation MAVSLPKSFNHPDSLTQPDPPDSFRFAWEHVLFFAIFHGVALVGGIFLFSWSALGVALFLHWCFGSLGICLGYHRLLSHRSFQVPKWLEYVFAILGALAIQGGPLFWVGSHRQHHAFTEDEQKDPYSARKGFWWSHMLWLIYHREEFFNPEKYATFAPDLARDPFYRWLDKYALLLQLPLAVALYLMGGWSFVVYGIFVRAVVLLHCTWLVNSASHFWGYRTFESDDNARNLWWAAILTYGEGWHNNHHADPKCVKAGLRWWEIDMTYWAIWVLARLGLARKLHLPNSTGAAR, via the coding sequence ATGGCTGTTTCCCTTCCCAAATCCTTTAATCATCCAGATTCCCTGACTCAGCCCGATCCGCCAGATTCGTTTCGCTTTGCGTGGGAACATGTGCTCTTCTTTGCCATCTTTCATGGGGTGGCCTTGGTGGGAGGGATTTTCTTATTCTCCTGGTCAGCGTTGGGGGTAGCCCTGTTTCTGCACTGGTGTTTCGGTAGCCTTGGCATTTGTCTGGGGTATCACCGCCTGTTGAGCCATCGCAGCTTCCAAGTGCCCAAGTGGCTAGAGTACGTGTTTGCCATTTTGGGTGCCTTGGCCATTCAAGGAGGGCCGCTCTTCTGGGTGGGGAGCCATCGCCAGCATCATGCCTTCACAGAGGACGAGCAAAAAGATCCCTACTCGGCCCGCAAAGGGTTTTGGTGGAGCCACATGCTCTGGCTGATCTACCACCGTGAGGAGTTCTTTAATCCAGAGAAGTACGCTACTTTTGCCCCGGACTTGGCTCGGGATCCCTTCTATCGTTGGTTGGACAAGTACGCCCTGCTTTTGCAACTCCCTCTAGCTGTGGCGCTATACCTGATGGGGGGATGGTCGTTTGTTGTGTACGGGATCTTTGTGCGGGCGGTAGTGCTGTTGCACTGCACCTGGTTGGTCAACTCCGCCAGCCATTTCTGGGGGTACCGCACTTTTGAAAGTGACGACAATGCCCGTAATCTGTGGTGGGCGGCAATTCTCACCTACGGTGAAGGCTGGCATAACAACCATCATGCCGACCCGAAATGCGTTAAGGCAGGCTTGCGCTGGTGGGAAATTGATATGACCTACTGGGCCATCTGGGTTTTGGCTCGCCTGGGCTTGGCTCGCAAACTGCACCTACCCAACTCCACTGGAGCGGCCCGCTAG